Part of the Sinomonas atrocyanea genome is shown below.
AGGCGTCCGCGGTGGTGGCGAAGCCCTCGGGGACGGCCACGCCCACGGAGGCCAGGTGCCGGGTGAGCTCGCCGAGCGAGGCGTTCTTCCCGCCGACCCGCGGGACGTCGGCGATGCCGACGTCGTCGAACGCCACCACGAGCTCCGTGCCCGGGCGGGCGGGCGCGCTCACGTGGCTCAGTCCAGCGCGAGCATGGCCGTGGCGGCCGCGCGGACGCGGGTGCAGGAGTCGGCCGTGACCCGGCAGTGCGGGTAGGCGCCCGCGTACACGCGGCACACGTCCTCGCACAGTGCGCTCACGTCGTCGAGCGCGCGCAGCACGGACGCCGGCGTGGGGCCGAAGTCCGAGCCGAAGCGGGAGAGGATCTGCGCGGACGCGGAACAGATCGCCGCACAGTTCAGCTGCGCCCGGATCACCTGCGTCAAGTGGCCCACCCCGGGCTCCTCGAGGCAGCTGTCCGCACCGGTCGTGCAGGCCTGGCTGCAGGCGAGCGCCGCGTCAATGCACTCGCTGAGGGCCGTTCGCTGCGCCTCGGTCATGTCCGGCGCGGCCGGATGCACGACGAGGGCCTGACGGGCGTGTGACATGGGCGCTCCTGGTCATCGGTCGCGGTGAGGGACGGGCGATGCCGCTCCTCACAGATTCTGCTGGCGCGCCCCCGGCGAGCGCGAGAGTCTTTGGTCCCGAGGGCGTCCAGAATGCGGGGCCACAAGGGTGGTGGGCCGGCATCCACGCGTGCATACTGAGCGTGGGGGGAGGGGCGGTGGAAGCTTTCCATGGATGATGCATCAATCTTGCCTGGGAGCGCGGCGAGCCGGATCGAAGACCTGCTCCGTCAGTTCGTCTCAAGGGCCCACGAGCTGCTCGAGACCCAGGAACGGATGCGGGGGCTTCTCGCAGCGGTCGTCTCCATCGCCGAGGACCTCACCCTCGAGGCCGTCCTGGACCGCGTGGTGAGGTCCGCGCGGGACCTTGTGGGGGCCAAGTACGCGGCCCTCGGCGTGATCGGTTCCGACGGGACCGCCCTGACCCACTTCCTCACGGTCGGCATGGACGACGAGACCGTTCAGCGGATCGGGACGGCGCCCACCGGCCACGGCGTGCTCGGGCTCCTCATCCACGATCCGCACCCGTTGCGCCTCCACGACCTCGGCGCCCACGCGGACTCCCTTGGCTTCCCCCCGGAGCACCCTCCCATGCGGACGTTCCTCGGCGTCCCGATCCGGGTCCGCGACGAGGTATTCGGGAACCTGTACCTGACCGAGAAGGCCGACGGCGAGGACTTCAACGCCGAGGACGAGGACCTCGTGGTGGCGCTCGCCGCCGCGGCCGGCGTCGCGATCGAGAACGCCCGGCTCTTCGCGGACATCGGCCGGCGGCAGCGCTGGCGCGAGGCGAGCATGGACGTGGCGGGCAGGCTGTTCGGTCTCGAGGACCTCACGACGGGCAGCGGCTTCATCGCCGAGCAGACTGTGGCCATCGCCGACGCCCAGGTCGCGGGCATCGCCCGGGCCCGGTCCACCGGGATGGGGCACGAGTGGCGGGCCGTCGCGGGCTCCCGCAAGGAGTGCTTCGACGAGACGGCGCGGGCCACGGCGATCGCGCTCGCGGCCAAGGTCTCGATCACGGGCGAGACGCTCGAGCTTCCCGGGCCCGAGGTGTTCGGCCCCGGCACCCTGGTGCGGTACGCCCTCGTCGTGCCCTGCGGCCAGCCCGGGCAGGACGCCGGCGCCGTGGTGATCGGGCGCGTGGACGGGGAGCCGGCGTTCGCCCCGGTGGACATCGAGATGGCGCCCGTGTTCTGCTCCTACGCCTCGCTGGCGCTGCAGGTGGCCCGGCAGCACCGCCAGCGCGAGGAACTGCTCGTGTTCACCGACCGCGACCGGATCGCGCGGGACCTCCACGACGTGGTGATCCAGCGGCTCTTCGCGGCGGGGCTGAGCCTGCAGGGGCTGCGGCGGTTCTGCGCCCCGGGACCGGACGGCGAGCGGGCGGCAGAGAAGATCGACTCGATCACCGGCGAGCTGGACGAGACCATCGCCGCGCTGCGCAACACGATCTACTCCCTCAACGAGGCGAAGTCGGGCGACAGCCTGAGTGCCCGCCTCGTCCGGGTGGTCCAGGAGGTGACGGGGGAGCTGCCCACCACGCCCCGGGTGGAGCTGCTCGGGCCGATCGACACGGCCGTACCGCCGGCGGTGGCCGACCAGGCACTCGCCGTCCTCACCGAGGGGGTCTCCAACGTGGTCCGGCACGCCCACGCGGACTCCCTCTGGGTCACGGCCACCGTGGCCGACGGCGAGTTCGAGCTCGTCGTGGCCGACGACGGCCACGGGCTCGGGGACACGACGCGGCGCAGCGGGCTGAAGAACGTGGCCGAGCGCGCTGAGGCCCTGGGCGGCCACTTCGAGGTCGGTCCGGCGGAGGACGGCGGTACGCGGCTGTGCTGGGCTGTCCCTGTGACGGTCGTCCTCAGCTGAGCGAGCCGGGCGATGCGCTCAGTAGAAGTGGGGCGCGTTGCGGGCCACGAAGAGCGCGGCCTGGGTCCGCCGCTCGAAGCCGAGCTTGGCCAGGAGGGACGAGACGTAGTTCTTGACGGTCTTCTCGGCCAGGAACAGCTTCTCGCCGATCTCCCGGTTGGTCATGCCCTCGCCGATGAGTGCCAGGACGCGGCGCTCCTGCGGGCTGAGGAGCTCGAGGCGCGGGTCGAGCACTTCCTCCTGGGGCCTGAGCCCTTCGAGCGCCTTGGCCTTCACGGCGGGGTCAAAGAGGGACGCGCCGTGGGCCGCGCGGCGCAGCGCGGTGACGAGCTCGGTCCCGCGGATCTCTTTCAGGACGTAGCCGCTCGCCCCGGCGAGGATCGCCCCGCGGAGGGACTGGTCGTCGTCGTAGCTCGTGAGCATCACGCACGCGAGGGTCGGGTCCACGGAATGGACGTCCCGGCACACCTCGATCCCGGTCCCGTCGGGAAGCCGCACGTCCAGCACCGAGACGTCCGGCTTGAGTGCAGGAATGCGGCGCGTGGCCTCGGCGGCGGTTCCGGAGGTACCGACCACCTCGAACCCTTCTCCCTCGAGGAGCTCCTGGAGCCCCCGGCGCACGAGCTCGTGGTCGTCGAGGATGAAGACGCGCAGGCGCTCGTTCCCCGGGGCCGAGGTGGGCGTTTGGTGCGGCACGGCGGCTGTCCTTTCCTGGATACGGCAGGAGCTGTCTCGTCCATTCTGGCCACGGGGCGGCGGGGTTGCTAGGGACTTAGGGCGGAAGTAGCCGACACTCTCTCCATCCTTGACAAAAAATATTGTCGGTAGCAGCATGGAGGCATGCAGGACGTCATGGTCATCGAGGACCCCGCCGCGGCCGCCGCGAGCCTGGACCCGCTCAGGGCCCGGCTCCTGCGGGAGCTGGCCGCGCCGTCGTCCGCGGCAGCCCTCGCCGCGAAGGTGGGACTGCCCCGCCAGAAGGTCAACTACCACCTCCGCTCCCTCGAAGAGCACGGGCTCGTCGCGCTCCTCGAGGAGCGCCGCAAGGGCAACGTCATGGAACGCGTCCTGCAGGCCACCGCGGCGTCCTACATCATCTCCCCGGCCGCGCTCGCGGTGGTCGAGCCGGACCCCGAGCACCTCAGGGACCGCTTCAGCGCCTACTGGCTCCTCGCGCTCGCCGCGCGGACCGTGCGCGAGGTCGGGCGCCTGCTCGCGGGCGCCGTCGCGGCCCGGAAGGAGCTCGCCACCTACGCAGCCGACGGCGAGATCACCTTCGCGTCCGCGGCCTCGCGGGCGGCGTTCGCCACCGAGCTCGGCGCCGAGGTGGCCCGGCTCGCCGCGAAGTACCACGAGCCCTCGGCCCCCGGCGCGCGCCGGCACCGGCTCGTCGTCGTGCTCCACCCCGCACTCAGGCCGGACGCTGCCGCGGCCGGCTCCGAACCCGATCAGGAGATCCAGCCATGACCGAGCAGCACCCCTTCGAGATCGTCCAGGACGTGGTCCTCCATGCGGCCCCCGAGCGGATCTGGGAGGCCGTCACCGACGGCACCGCCGCCTGGATGTTCCCCACCGACCAGTGGCCGGCGGTCCGCACGGTCGACGAGCACCCGCGCCACCTCGTCTCCCGCATGGAGGGCCCGGACGGCTGGTACAACCAGCTCGAGCACCTCCTCACCCCGGGGCCGGAGGGGACGAACCTGCACTATGTGCACTCCGGAATCCTCACCGACAACTGGGAGCAGCAGTACGACGGCGCTGCCCAGCACACCCTGTTCTACCTCCACACTCTCGGTGAGTACCTGACGCACTTCGACGGACGCGCGGTCTCCTTCGTGGACGTCCAGGGCCCGGACGGCGCCACCGCGCCGGATGCCCTCGAGCGCTTCGCCGCGTCCTTCGCCCTGACCGGGGTCATGGCGGGGGAGAAGAAGGACCTCGACCTCCCCGGCCTGGGGCCCGTCGAGGCCACCGTGGACTACGCCACAGGCCATTTTCTGGGGCTGCGGTCCGAGGCCGCGATGGTGCGCGTGTTCGGCCGGGAGGCCTTCGGCCAGCGGCTGGGCCTGACCGTCCACGACTTCTCGCTGGACACGGCGGACGACGCCGCGCGCTCGGCCCGCGCGCAGGAGCACGCCGAGGCCTGGGGCGAGTACCTCGGGGCGCTGTACGCCTGATCCGGCGCCGACCCGCCTTCCCCTGGGCCCCGGGCCCGCTGCGCCCGGCGTAGCATGGCCCCGTGAGCGTCGAGACCGTCTCCGAGCGGGTCCAGCTGGCCGTAGCCGAGGCCGCGGCCATGCCCCCGAGGGGGTCCTCTCGGCCCTCGGCACCTCGGTGCGCGGGCTCGACGAGGCGGAGGCCGCCCGCCGGCTCGCCCAGGGCGCCAACGTCCTCGAGGCGCGCCGCGTGAGCTGGTTCCATGTGCTCGTGCGCCAGTTCGCGAGCCCGCTGCAGGCGCTGCTCGTGGCAGCCGCAGGGCTTTCCTACGCCACCGGGGACCAGCTCAACGCGAGCATCATCGTCGCGATCCTGCTCGGCAGCGCGCTGCTCGGGTTCGCCAACGAGTTCCGCGCCGAGAAGACCGCAGCTGATCTCCACAGCCAGATCTCCCACACGGTCGTCGCCGTGCGCGGCGGCACCGAGCGGACGGTGCCGGTGCGCGAGCTTGTCCCGGGCGACATCATCAGGGTCAGTCTGGGCGGCATCGTCCCGGCGGACGCCCGCATCCTCGAGTCTGTGGGGCTCGAAACCGACGAGGGCGTGCTCACGGGCGAGTCCGCCGCAGTCGAGAAGTCCCCGGAGGCCGTCCCTCCGGGCTCCGGCCTGGCAGACCTGACCGACTGCGTCCTCATGGGAACGGTGGTCCACGCCGGCTCCGCGCACGCGGTCGTGACGGCGACCGGGCGCGGCACTGAGTTCGGCCGGATCGCGGCCGGCCTTGCCCAGGGCCTTCCCGAGACCGCCTTCCAGCACGGCCTCAAGCAGTTCTCCCTCATGCTCCTGTGGGTCGGCATCGCGCTGACCGCGGGCATCCTCGTGATCAACCTGCTCCTGCAGCGGCCGTTCCTGGACTCCGTCCTGTTCGCCCTCGCGATCGCGGTGGGCATCACGCCGCAGCTGCTGCCGGCCGTGGTGAGTACCTCCCTCGCCGCCGGCTCGCGGCTGCTGGCAAAGCGCGGCGTGCTCGTCAAGCGGCTCCTCGCGATCGAGGATCTGGGGAACCTCGACGTCCTCATCACCGACAAGACCGGAACGCTCACCGAGGGCCGGATCGGCTTCGAAGAGGCGGTGCCGGCGGCCGCCCTCGCAGGGGAGGGCGACGCCGCCCGTCGGCTCGCGGTGCTCGCGGTGCTGTGCTGCGAGGCTGACCCCAGCGTGCCGGGAGCGTCCGGAGCGGGCCAGAACCCCGTCGACGCCGCGCTGTGGGAGGCGTTCCCAGATGTGCCGCCGGCCCTCGCAGGTCGCCGCCGGCTCTCTATGCGCCCGTTCGACCACGAGACGCGGACCATGGAGACCGTGGTTGCAGCGGACGGTCGCGGAGAGGGGGCCATCCGCATCCTCAAGGGCGCCCCGGAGGCCGTGCTCGACGCCTGCGTCGAGGTGGCCGCCGCGGACCGCACCGTCCTCCAGACGCTGTTCCGGCGGGGGGCGCGGGTGGTTGCCGTCGCGAGCGGTCCCGTCCCGGTGGGCCGCCCGAGCGCCGTGGGCGCCGGGGCGCTCACGCTCGACGGGTACCTGTGCTTCATCGACCGGCCCAAGGCTGACGCGCGGGAATCCCTCGCCCGCCTCGGCGGCCTCGGCGTCGACGTCAAGATCGCTACGGGAGACAACGCGCTCGTGGCCGAGTACGTGATGACGGTCCTGAAGATGCGCGCAGGCACCGTCCTGACCGGCGCGGAGGTCGAGGTGATGGACGACGCCGCACTCGCGGCGGCCGCGCCCGGAGCCCGCGTGTTCGCCCGCGTCTCGCCAGAGCAGAAGGCCCGGATCGTCACGGTCCTGCGGCGCACCCATTCGGTGGGCTTCCTCGGCGACGGCGTCAACGATGCGCTCGCGCTCAACCGCGCGGACGTCGGCATCTCCGTCGACTCGGCGACCGACGTCGCGAAGGACGCGGCCGACGTCGTGCTCCTCGAGAAGGACCTCGATGTCCTGGCCGACGGCGTCACCGGCGGCCGGCGCATCTTCGCGAATACGATCAAGTACCTCCTCATGGGCACGAGCAGCAACTTCGGAAATATGTTCTCCGCCGCCGCGGCGAGCGCCTTCCTGACCTTCCTCCCCATGCTGCCCGGGCAGATCCTGCTCAACAACCTGCTCTACGATTCGAGCCAGCTTGCCATCCCGACGGACAAGGTGGACCGGGAGCAGCTGCGCAAGCCGGCCCACTGGGACATCGGTGCCATCCGGCGGTTCATGGTCATCTTCGGCCCCATCTCCTCGCTCTTCGACTTCGCGACGTTCGGGCTCATGCTGTGGGTCTTCCACGCGGCCCCCGAGGAGTTCCGGGCAGGGTGGTTCGTCGAGTCCCTCGCGACCCAGACACTCATCGTCTTCGCGATCCGGACCCGCCGCATCCCGTTCCTGCGATCCCGGGCCTCCGTGACGCTGACCGTCGGCGTCCTCACGGTCGTGGCGGTGGGTGCCGTGCTGCCCTACACACCCGTGGGCGCGCTCGTGGGATTCTGGCCGCTCCCGGCGAACTTCTTCCTCGCGCTCGTGGGCATGGTGCTCCTGTACCTCGTGCTCGTCGAGGCGGCGAAGCACTTCTACTACCGCGCCGCGGATGCCCGTCTCGCGCGGGAGTCCCGTGCCCGGGCGGAGGCCCGGGTGGCGGCCCGGGCCGCGCTCGGGCTGCACCACAACCGCACCCGGGTGCACCGCCGTGCGGCGCCGTTCATCGTGCACACGGCCAGGCCGAAGTTCCGCAGGCCCCCAGGCCACGGGATTGCCGCGGGGCGCCGTTAGGGCTCTGTCGGTGTGGCCAGTCCGGAGAGGTCAGCGCAGCGGCTGGCAGCTGGGGCAGTAGTAGATGTCGCGCTCGCGGGTGTCCCCGAGGCGCGTCCCGGTGCCGGGGACCGGCTCGGCGAGCGTGCCGTGCCGGACGCGGGTCCTGCAGCGCAGGCACGGCTGACCGGTGCGCCCGTACACCCAGGTGCCGTTGCGCGGCCCGAACCCGCCCACGGTGTTCCGGGACCGCGCCTTGTTCGCCTCGAGCAGGCGCTTGGCCGTCGCGACCATCCCCGCGAGGTCCGGGACGTCGCCGACCGGGGTGGCCGGGTGCACGCGGGCGAGGAAGCACAGCTCGCACCGGTAGATGTTGCCGACCCCGGCGAGGTTGCGCTGGTCGAGGAGTGCGAGGCCGACGGCGCGGTCCGGCTGGGCGCGCAGGTTCGCCTCCGCCCGGGCCGGGTCCCAGTCCGGGCCCAGCAGATCGGGCCCGAGGTGCCCGACCGCGTCGCCCTCCTCGGCGGTCGCGATCACCTCGAGCATCCCGAGCGAGAAGCCCACGGCGCTCGTACCGTCCTCCGTGGTCAGGGCCGCGCGGGCCGTGTGCGCGGGCTTCCGCCACCGCTCGCCGGGGGCATAGACCTGCCAGCTGCCCTCCATCGAGAGGTGGGAGTGGATGCTCAGGCGCCCTTCCGGGCCGGGAGCGGCGGCGCCGTCCGGCCCGGGCGGGGCGAGCCGGTGGAGGAGGTGCTTGCCACGGGAGACGACCTCGAGGACGGTCCAGCCCGAGAGGTCCAGGGTCGCGAACGCGGGCACCCGGAAGTCGCTCGCGGCAAGGCGTTTGCCGGCGAGGGCCGCGTTCATCCTTCGCGCCGCCTGGTAGACGTTGTCACCCTCGGGCATCAGCCACTGGTCCTCACGCTCTGATTCTCACGCTCTGACTCTCACTCCGCGAGGAGTCGAGTAGGCCCCCGCGGCGGTCAGGGCGCGCGCGAGCGGCGTATCGAGGAGGTCGTGGCCGTTGACCTTCTCCATGGCGAGCTTGTCCACCGCACCGCTGCGCACCACGCCGACGAGCGCCTCCGCGGCCGGCCCGAGCACGGCCTCATCCTCGCTGAAGGCCAGCAGCGTCTTCCCGCCGCGCTCGACGTACAGGGCGAGCGCGCCGTCGACCGTCACGACGAGCGCCCCGGCCTTGCGCCCGGGCCGGTGCCCCGTTGCGGCCCCGGGGACCTCCGGCCAGGCGAGGGCGGCGCCGTAGGCGTTCGCCGGGTCCGTCGCGGCGAGGGCCAGCGCGTCGCGCGGCGGAGCGGTGCCCGGGCCGTCCGTGCCGTCGTCGCGCGTGAACTGCCGCAGCCGGTCCACGGTGGCGGGGACGGCGAACTGCGCGGCGCCGAGCCGGTCCACGAAGTAGCCGCGGCGGCACACCCCGGACTCCTCGAGGCGCGAGAGGACCTTGTAGAGCAACCCGAAGCCGCCGGGGACGTTCTCGGCCATGACGGATCCGCGGGTGAGGACGCCGTAGCGGTCCATGAGCAGCTGGGCGAGCGCATGGGCCTTGATCGTCGTCTCGAGCTGGACGGCCTGGACGGCGGACCACCGTCCGGCCGCCATCGGAGGGGCCGTGGCCGAGGGCGCGTCGAAGCCGCGCGCCCCAACAGCGCCGAGACGGCCGACTCCCCGCAGGGAGGTGCCGATCCGGCCGCCGCGCAGGGCGCCGTGGCCGAGCGAGCGCACGCGGGGCGTCCTGGAGGGCTGGCGGTGGGCGGTGTGGCCGCCGTCCAGCATGGCCCGCACGGGGGCGAACGTGTCGCCCGTGAGGCGCCCGGCCCACACCAGGCCCCAGATCGCCTGCAGCACGGCCTCGTCGGACGCGAGCGGCCCTTCCTGGTCCCCGTCGCCCCGCGGCTCGCGGGCGGCGTCGGCGAGCTGGCGGAAGAAGTAGCCGCCGCCTCCGGCGAGAAGGTCGAGGATGCGCTGCTGCGCGGCGTCGGGCGCGAACTCCGCGTCACCGGCCAGGGTGAGCGCGGCGGACTCCGCGAGGTGGAGGCTGATCCAGCCGTCGTTGCCGGGGATCGGGCCCGCGCCCGTCCAGAGGATCTCCCCGCTGGCCATGAGCTCGTCCAGCAGCGCGGGCGTGTAGTCCGAGACGCGCGAGCGCAGGACCAGCGATTCCCACGCGCTGGCCGGCACCGGCACGCCCGCGAGCTGGTCCACGACCGTGAGCACGCCGTCGAGTCCCTTGAGGCTCCCGCGGGGGCGCGGCCTGCCCCTGCTGTCCCGGGCATCGCCGATGTGCTGCCAGGCGGCGAGGAATCGGCTGAACGCGGCCTGGTCCACCGGCTCGACGTCGGCCCGCAGCGCCGCGAGCGAGCGCCTTCGGATCCTCCGCAGGACCTCGGTGTCGCACCACTCCTCGGCCGGCGAGGCGGTGGCGTCCCCGCCGCGCGGCCGGAACGAGCCCTCGATGACGCGGCCGTCCGCGGCGAGCCGCTTGAGGGTGGCGTGCACGACGGCGACGCCGAGCCCGAGCCGTGCCGCCGCCTCGTGCGCGGTGAACGGCCCGTGCGTGCGCGCGTACCGGCCCACGAGATCGCCGAGCGGATCGGCAACCGGCTCGATGAAGGCGAGCGGGACGCCGACCGGCAGGGGCACGCCGAGGGCGTCCCGCAGCCGGGAGGCGTCCTCGACGGCGGCGTACCGCTCCGCGCCCCCGATCGTCACCACGAGGGCACGGCGGGCGGCGACCAGCTCCTGCAGGTGCGCCTCGACGACGGCGGCGTGCGCTGGAGGGTCGGAGAGATCGACGGGGGCCGGGGAGTGGCTTCGGGCGTCCGCGTAGCGGGCGCTGCCCCCGTCGATCTCGGAGACCTGGAGGCGGGCGGCGACCTCGTCCACGGACAGCGGCCCCAGCAGCCGGAGCAGGTCGGCGGCGCCCTCGAGCCCCTTGAGCCTGCGGTCCTCGGCGAGCCGCTGGAGCTCCCGCTCGGTCTGCTCGATGACCTTCTCATCGAGCAGCTCGCTGAGCTCGGCGCGTCCGAGGAGCTCGTTGAGGAGCGTCGAGTCGAGCGAGAGGGCGGCCGCGCGCCGCTCGGCCAGCGGCGAGTCGCCCTCGTACAGGAACTGCGCCACATAGCCGAACAGGAGCGAGCGGGCGAACGGGGACGGCTGCTGGGTGGTGGTCTCCATGAGCTGGAGCTCGCGCCGCTCCACGGCGGAGGCCACCTCGCGGAGGGCCGGGAGGTCGTAGACGTCCTGGAGGCATTCCCGCACGGCCTCGAGGATGATCGGGAACTGGGGGTACTTCTTGGCCACGTCGAGCAGCTGCGAGGAGCGCTGGCGCTGCTGCCACAGGGGCTGGCGCTTGCCGGGGTTGGGGCGGGGGAGCAGGAGGGCGCGGGCGGCACACTCGCGGAAGCGCGCGGCGAACAGGGCGGACCCGCCGACCTCCTCGGTGACGATCCCCTCGAGCTCGTCGGGATCGAACACGAAGAGCTCGGCGCCCGGGGGCTCGTCCTCCATCATCGGCACCCGCAGCACGATGCCGTCGTCGGCCGCCATCGCGGAGCCGTCGAGGCCGTAGCGCTCGCTCAGCCGGCGCCCCACGGCGAGGGCCCACGGCGCGTGCACGGGCATCCCGAAGGGCGAGTGCAGCACGACCCGCCAGTCGCCGAGCTCGTCCTGGAACCGCTCGACCACGAGGGTGCGGTCATTCGGGACCAGGCTCGTGGCCTGCTTCTGCTCGTCGAGGTACTGCAGCAGGTTGCCGGCGGCGAAGGCATCGAGTCCTGCGGCCTCGATGCGCGCGAGCGCATGCTCCCGGTCCGCGCCGGAGACCTCGCGCTGGAACGCGCCGAGGGCGCGGCCGAGCTCGACCGGCCGGCCCGCGCCGTCGCCCTTCCAGAAGGGGAGCTTGCCGGGCTGGCCGAACGCGGGGGAGACCAGCACTCGGTCGTGGGTGATGTCCTCGATCTTCCAGCTCGTGGCCCCGAGCGCGAACACGTCGCCCACCCGGGACTCGTAGACCATCTCCTCGTCGAGCTCGCCGACGCGCCGGCCGCCGCGCGCGGCCTGCGACGCCGTGGAGCCCTCGTCCTCGCTGCCGACGATGAACACGCCGAAGAGGCCCCGGTCCGGGATGGTCCCGCCGGAGGTGACCGCGAGCCGCTGGGCGCCGGGACGGCCCTCGATGGTCCCCTCGGTGCGGTCCCACACGATGCGGGGGCGGAGCTCGGCGAACTCGTCCGAGGGGTACTTGCCGGAGAGGAGGTCCAGCGTCGCGTCGAAGGCCGAGCGCGGCAGGGTGGCGAAGGGGGCGGAGCGGCGCACCACGTCGAACCACTCCTCGACGTCGACGGGCCCGAGGGCCGTGGCGGCCACCGTCTGCTGGGCCAGGATGTCGAGCGGGTTGGCCGGGACGCGCAGGGCCTCGATCTGGCCCGCGAGCATGCGTTCGACCGTGATGGCGGTGTGCACGAGGTCCGCGCGGTGCTTGGGGAACAGGACGCCCTGGGAGACCTCGCCCACCTGGTGGCCGGCGCGGCCCACGCGCTGGAGCCCGGAGGCGACCGAGGGCGGGGACTCGACCTGGATGACGAGGTCCACGAGCCCCATGTCGATGCCGAGCTCGAGGCTGCTCGTGGCGACGACGCAGCGCAGGCGCCCCGTCTTGAGATCGTCCTCGATCTGGGCCCGCTGCTCCTTGGAGACGGACCCGTGGTGGGCCCGCGCCAGCACCGGCTCCGCCCCCGCGCTCTGGCCCGCCTGCGCCATCATCTCCGCCGGCGTGCGGCGGGCCAGCGTCGCGGCGACAGCCTCGGCGGCCTGCCCCGCGGTGGTGGTCCCGCGCTCCTGCCCCGACGCGGAGCCGTCGGGGAGGGGCTCGTCCCACACGCTCGGCTGCATCCGCTCGGCGTAGATCTCGTTGAGCCGGCCCGTGAGCCGCTCGGCGAGCCGGCGCGAGTTGGAGAACACGATCGTGGACCGGTTCGCGAGGACCAGGTCGACGATCTTCTCCTCGACGTGCGGCCAGATCGACGCCTGCGGCTGCAGGCCCGAGGCGGGCCCGGCGTCGTGGGCTGCGGCGGCTCCCTGCAGGTCGCTCATGTCCTCGACCGGGACGGTGACCGTGAGCTCCCACGTTTTGGCCGCCGGTGGCGCCACGACCTCGCACGGGGCCCGGCCGGCGAGGAACTGGGCCACGAGCTCCTTGGGCTCCACCGTCGCGGAGAGCCCGATCCGCTGCGCCGGCCTCGGCAGGATCGCGTCGAGGCGCTCGAGGGTCACGGCGAGGTGGGCGCCGCGCTTGGTGCCTGCAACGGCGTGCACCTCGTCCACGATCACGGTCTCGACCTGGGAGAGCGTCTCGCGGGCCTGCGAGGTCAGCATGAGGTACAGCGACTCGGGGGTGGTGATGAGGATGTCCGGGGGGTTCGAGAGCAGCGCCCGCCGGTCCGACGCGGACGTGTCCCCGCTGCGCACGCCCACGCTGACCTCGGGCACCTCGACTCCCAGGCGCCGCGCGGTCTGGGAGATGCCGATGAGGGGCGCGCGGAGGTTCCGCTCGACGTCGACGCCGAGGGCCTTCAGCGGCGAGATGTACAGGACCTTCGTGTGGTTCTTGGGCGCACGACGCCGGCCCCCGCCTCCCGCTGTCCCCGTGCCTTGGGCGGGGGCCGGCTCCAGCTCCGAGGTGCCGAGGCCGGGAAGGGCCGCGTCCCCGTGCCGGGACGGCGCAGAAGGCGGGCCGGCAGCGCCGGGCGGGGCGGCGCCGTCGTGCGCCAGGAGGCGGTCGAGCGAGAAGAGGAAGGCCGCGAGCGTCTTGCCCGAGCCGGTGGGGGCCACGACGAGCGCATGCCGCCCGGAGGAGATGGCCTCCCAGGCGCCGGCCTGCGCGGGCGTCGGATGGCGGAAGGCGCCGAGGAACCACTCGCGCGTGGCAGCGCCGAAGCGGTCCAGCACCGCCGCGTCTCCGGCTGCCACGGCCGGGCCCTCCTGAACGCCCTGTCTCACCCGACCATCATCCTCCATGCCTCCGACATCCCTGCGTCGCCGGCCCAGACGGTCGGAGCGCCCGCGAGGCCGGGTGGTGGCGCGGCGGGAGTGCCGTTGCCGGCAAG
Proteins encoded:
- a CDS encoding GAF domain-containing sensor histidine kinase → MDDASILPGSAASRIEDLLRQFVSRAHELLETQERMRGLLAAVVSIAEDLTLEAVLDRVVRSARDLVGAKYAALGVIGSDGTALTHFLTVGMDDETVQRIGTAPTGHGVLGLLIHDPHPLRLHDLGAHADSLGFPPEHPPMRTFLGVPIRVRDEVFGNLYLTEKADGEDFNAEDEDLVVALAAAAGVAIENARLFADIGRRQRWREASMDVAGRLFGLEDLTTGSGFIAEQTVAIADAQVAGIARARSTGMGHEWRAVAGSRKECFDETARATAIALAAKVSITGETLELPGPEVFGPGTLVRYALVVPCGQPGQDAGAVVIGRVDGEPAFAPVDIEMAPVFCSYASLALQVARQHRQREELLVFTDRDRIARDLHDVVIQRLFAAGLSLQGLRRFCAPGPDGERAAEKIDSITGELDETIAALRNTIYSLNEAKSGDSLSARLVRVVQEVTGELPTTPRVELLGPIDTAVPPAVADQALAVLTEGVSNVVRHAHADSLWVTATVADGEFELVVADDGHGLGDTTRRSGLKNVAERAEALGGHFEVGPAEDGGTRLCWAVPVTVVLS
- a CDS encoding response regulator, translating into MPHQTPTSAPGNERLRVFILDDHELVRRGLQELLEGEGFEVVGTSGTAAEATRRIPALKPDVSVLDVRLPDGTGIEVCRDVHSVDPTLACVMLTSYDDDQSLRGAILAGASGYVLKEIRGTELVTALRRAAHGASLFDPAVKAKALEGLRPQEEVLDPRLELLSPQERRVLALIGEGMTNREIGEKLFLAEKTVKNYVSSLLAKLGFERRTQAALFVARNAPHFY
- a CDS encoding helix-turn-helix domain-containing protein; protein product: MQDVMVIEDPAAAAASLDPLRARLLRELAAPSSAAALAAKVGLPRQKVNYHLRSLEEHGLVALLEERRKGNVMERVLQATAASYIISPAALAVVEPDPEHLRDRFSAYWLLALAARTVREVGRLLAGAVAARKELATYAADGEITFASAASRAAFATELGAEVARLAAKYHEPSAPGARRHRLVVVLHPALRPDAAAAGSEPDQEIQP
- a CDS encoding ATPase; this translates as MTEQHPFEIVQDVVLHAAPERIWEAVTDGTAAWMFPTDQWPAVRTVDEHPRHLVSRMEGPDGWYNQLEHLLTPGPEGTNLHYVHSGILTDNWEQQYDGAAQHTLFYLHTLGEYLTHFDGRAVSFVDVQGPDGATAPDALERFAASFALTGVMAGEKKDLDLPGLGPVEATVDYATGHFLGLRSEAAMVRVFGREAFGQRLGLTVHDFSLDTADDAARSARAQEHAEAWGEYLGALYA
- the mgtA gene encoding magnesium-translocating P-type ATPase, which encodes MGPGPAAPGVAWPRERRDRLRAGPAGRSRGRGHAPEGVLSALGTSVRGLDEAEAARRLAQGANVLEARRVSWFHVLVRQFASPLQALLVAAAGLSYATGDQLNASIIVAILLGSALLGFANEFRAEKTAADLHSQISHTVVAVRGGTERTVPVRELVPGDIIRVSLGGIVPADARILESVGLETDEGVLTGESAAVEKSPEAVPPGSGLADLTDCVLMGTVVHAGSAHAVVTATGRGTEFGRIAAGLAQGLPETAFQHGLKQFSLMLLWVGIALTAGILVINLLLQRPFLDSVLFALAIAVGITPQLLPAVVSTSLAAGSRLLAKRGVLVKRLLAIEDLGNLDVLITDKTGTLTEGRIGFEEAVPAAALAGEGDAARRLAVLAVLCCEADPSVPGASGAGQNPVDAALWEAFPDVPPALAGRRRLSMRPFDHETRTMETVVAADGRGEGAIRILKGAPEAVLDACVEVAAADRTVLQTLFRRGARVVAVASGPVPVGRPSAVGAGALTLDGYLCFIDRPKADARESLARLGGLGVDVKIATGDNALVAEYVMTVLKMRAGTVLTGAEVEVMDDAALAAAAPGARVFARVSPEQKARIVTVLRRTHSVGFLGDGVNDALALNRADVGISVDSATDVAKDAADVVLLEKDLDVLADGVTGGRRIFANTIKYLLMGTSSNFGNMFSAAAASAFLTFLPMLPGQILLNNLLYDSSQLAIPTDKVDREQLRKPAHWDIGAIRRFMVIFGPISSLFDFATFGLMLWVFHAAPEEFRAGWFVESLATQTLIVFAIRTRRIPFLRSRASVTLTVGVLTVVAVGAVLPYTPVGALVGFWPLPANFFLALVGMVLLYLVLVEAAKHFYYRAADARLARESRARAEARVAARAALGLHHNRTRVHRRAAPFIVHTARPKFRRPPGHGIAAGRR